Proteins found in one Nerophis lumbriciformis linkage group LG27, RoL_Nlum_v2.1, whole genome shotgun sequence genomic segment:
- the LOC133570239 gene encoding GRB2-related adapter protein-like, with protein sequence MEALALFSFAASQDHQISFQKGDVVKVTEMEEDSCWLTAEVEGRRGYVPENYISLLPHPWFAGGLSRQQAERRLLWQESGAFLVRDSESAPGDFSVSVSYGDRVEHFRVLEGGGQYCIWDHTFCSLNRLVDFYRTHSIAADKVVVLRGSPSDTPPPSGSRNPYPNPYRTASLESLHGPHPLRESSSVQLLEQLLGKPRLAHALCDYAPPHTAHLHFLRGDVIDLLDCSGSRCWRGRCRGRVGVFPPQCVQPLYH encoded by the exons ATGGAGGCGCTGGCACTTTTCTCCTTCGCCGCATCACAAGACCATCAGATCAGCTTCCAGAAAGGAGACGTAGTCAAG gTGACAGAAATGGAAGAGGATTCTTGCTGGTTGACAGCTGAGGTGGAAGGCAGGCGAGGATACGTGCCAGAGAATTACATTTCCCTTCTTCCTCATCC GTGGTTTGCTGGTGGGCTGTCCAGACAACAGGCGGAGAGACGTCTGCTGTGGCAGGAGAGTGGTGCCTTCCTGGTGCGGGACAGTGAGTCTGCTCCTGGAGACTTCTCTGTCTCTGTCAG CTACGGCGACCGCGTGGAGCATTTCCGTGTCCTGGAGGGTGGGGGCCAGTACTGCATCTGGGACCACACCTTCTGCTCCCTCAACCGCCTGGTGGACTTCTACCGGACTCACAGCATCGCTGCAGACAAGGTGGTGGTCCTCAGAGGGTCGCCCTCCGACACGCCCCCTCCCTCGGGGTCCCGGAACCCTTACCCCAACCCTTACAGGACCGCCTCCCTGGAGTCCCTCCACGGGCCACACCCCCTCAGAGAGTCCTCCTCCGTGCAGCTGCTGGAGCAGCTTTTAGGG AAACCCCGCCTGGCGCACGCGCTGTGCGACTACGCCCCGCCTCACACCGCCCACCTGCACTTCCTGCGCGGTGACGTCATCGACCTGCTGGACTGTTCCGGCTCGAGGTGCTGGAGAGGACGCTGCAGGGGCCGCGTGGGCGTCTTCCCGCCGCAGTGCGTGCAACCTCTGTACCACTGA